From the genome of Clostridia bacterium, one region includes:
- a CDS encoding TIGR03915 family putative DNA repair protein, which produces MIFVYDGSIEGFFTVVFETYRMGVEPVAIYSRNSDFQIGMLYKIVEIDTDYIKAERVVTGIKRISYTALENIDIAFRHCDKEKDLAVFRFIKLLFSKKSAVLDMFNHPDVITFNKLVQSVNTETHRMKGFVRFRETDFGVFYAPISPDHDILDLIAPHFMDRYKGMPFCIHDVSRQKMLAFDGTICKIVPAKDIEITLSEQEIEMQSIWKNYYDNINIKERKNEKLQRQFMPLRYRKFMTELNNDVRK; this is translated from the coding sequence ATGATCTTTGTCTATGACGGAAGTATTGAAGGATTTTTTACTGTCGTATTTGAAACATATAGGATGGGGGTTGAACCAGTAGCTATTTATTCAAGAAATAGTGATTTCCAGATTGGAATGTTATATAAAATTGTAGAAATTGATACCGACTATATAAAAGCAGAAAGAGTAGTTACAGGTATTAAAAGAATAAGCTATACCGCGCTTGAAAATATTGATATAGCTTTCAGACATTGTGATAAGGAAAAAGACCTTGCTGTTTTTAGGTTTATCAAGCTGTTGTTTTCTAAAAAGAGTGCAGTTCTTGATATGTTCAATCATCCGGATGTAATCACCTTTAATAAATTGGTACAATCTGTCAATACAGAAACTCATCGTATGAAAGGGTTCGTAAGATTTAGAGAAACGGACTTTGGCGTTTTTTATGCTCCTATTTCTCCTGACCATGATATCTTGGATTTGATAGCACCGCATTTTATGGACAGATACAAAGGTATGCCTTTTTGCATTCATGATGTTTCACGCCAAAAGATGCTGGCTTTTGACGGTACTATATGCAAAATCGTTCCTGCAAAAGATATTGAGATAACTTTGAGCGAACAAGAAATAGAAATGCAATCTATATGGAAAAATTATTACGACAACATAAATATAAAAGAACGCAAAAACGAAAAATTGCAAAGACAGTTTATGCCTTTAAGATACCGTAAATTCATGACTGAGCTTAATAATGATGTAAGAAAATAA
- a CDS encoding putative DNA modification/repair radical SAM protein — MELSDRIKILSAGAKYDVSCSSSGSNRSNSGDSIGSTFACGICHSFTEDGRCISLLKILMSNDCIFDCQYCANRRSNNVDRASITPQELCELVINLYKRNYIEGLFLSSAIIQSPNHTMETLLQTVKMLRTVYRFNGYIHLKAIPHADQQLVEQASMYADRMSVNIELPTAQSLKALAPSKTKESILKPMKQLSDIYQNGTELYKDQKLLTSKDNLLIQDALPQNTVKKNKTVLVRPIPAGQTTQLIVGATPDTDGVILKLSEALYRIYRLKRVYYSAYVPVGNPTLLPTTPANTRRENRLYQADWLIRFYGFSVDEFISPDVNLNYDLDPKADWALRNMDKFPIEINSAPYEMLLRVPGIGIKGAWRINKARKYGNLSFDDLKRMKIVLKRAQNFITVNGKFYGIDNYYRLNNYLLNESAEQLSIFGNENYSVLTGEV, encoded by the coding sequence ATGGAGCTTAGTGATCGAATCAAGATCTTATCTGCAGGTGCAAAATATGATGTTAGCTGTTCTTCAAGCGGCAGCAACCGCAGTAATTCTGGAGATTCAATAGGTAGCACTTTTGCATGCGGTATTTGCCACAGCTTTACTGAAGACGGCAGATGCATTTCTTTGTTAAAAATACTTATGTCTAATGATTGCATCTTTGACTGTCAATATTGCGCTAACAGAAGAAGCAATAATGTTGATCGTGCGAGCATTACTCCGCAGGAACTGTGCGAACTTGTCATCAATCTATATAAGCGCAATTATATAGAGGGTTTGTTTTTGTCTTCTGCGATTATTCAATCTCCCAATCACACTATGGAAACATTGCTTCAAACAGTAAAGATGCTGAGAACTGTTTATAGATTTAATGGATATATTCACCTAAAAGCCATACCGCATGCCGATCAGCAGCTTGTAGAACAGGCATCCATGTATGCGGACAGAATGAGTGTCAATATTGAATTACCCACTGCACAAAGCTTGAAAGCGTTGGCACCGTCTAAGACCAAAGAATCAATTTTGAAACCTATGAAACAGCTTTCTGATATTTATCAAAATGGCACTGAACTATATAAAGACCAAAAATTGCTTACATCTAAAGATAATCTATTGATTCAAGATGCTTTGCCCCAAAATACGGTCAAAAAAAATAAAACAGTGCTTGTTCGTCCTATACCGGCAGGGCAAACCACTCAACTCATTGTGGGTGCTACGCCTGATACTGACGGCGTGATTTTGAAATTATCTGAGGCTCTATATAGAATATATCGTCTAAAAAGAGTTTATTATTCGGCATATGTTCCAGTAGGCAATCCTACATTATTACCCACAACGCCTGCCAACACAAGACGAGAAAACAGGCTTTATCAAGCTGACTGGCTGATACGGTTTTATGGTTTTTCTGTCGATGAATTTATTTCGCCTGATGTCAATCTCAATTATGACCTTGATCCTAAAGCTGACTGGGCATTGAGAAATATGGATAAATTTCCAATAGAAATTAACTCTGCGCCTTATGAAATGTTGTTAAGAGTGCCTGGCATAGGCATAAAAGGTGCATGGCGTATCAATAAAGCGAGAAAATACGGCAATCTTAGTTTTGATGACTTGAAAAGAATGAAAATAGTATTAAAACGTGCCCAAAATTTTATAACTGTTAACGGCAAGTTTTATGGAATAGATAATTACTACAGACTTAATAATTATCTGCTTAATGAATCTGCAGAACAACTTAGTATATTTGGAAATGAAAATTATAGTGTATTAACAGGGGAGGTATAA
- a CDS encoding alpha/beta hydrolase, with amino-acid sequence MLEGFIIGLAVFLVLCLLILPFIIFIIFSKKNYGKKADVDYIFNLKDFPDLDYVRADFKNNLNLTIRAYKFFKKGVTDYKAVILLVPGFKNNHNKYLPEIEYFTKRNYCVFSFDPCGTGKSQGDNLVGLYQIPYDALYAKKAIQADKSLNTKPLLLWGYSNGAYAVLSLIDQEVKAVAALSAFDNVNQMTVDYGVMAFGKKAKVIYPYSVVYNKCKFGKAPFGSSVKSLKNSNIPVFLAHSIDDEVVPYRNFEKLKQYNIHPLSINLSLEGRNHWIRYDNRIQRLRDKLELRLEKAKDNERKKIINCYAAVSKKIDYSLVNQVADFYDKVLEKLKDL; translated from the coding sequence ATGTTAGAGGGGTTTATTATAGGGTTAGCAGTTTTTTTGGTTTTGTGTTTATTGATTTTGCCTTTTATTATTTTTATAATCTTTTCAAAAAAGAATTATGGCAAAAAGGCTGATGTGGATTATATTTTTAATCTAAAAGATTTTCCTGATTTAGATTATGTTAGGGCAGATTTTAAGAATAATTTAAATCTAACTATTCGTGCATATAAGTTTTTCAAAAAAGGTGTTACTGATTATAAAGCAGTTATATTACTTGTTCCTGGTTTTAAAAATAATCACAATAAATATTTGCCTGAGATCGAGTATTTTACAAAAAGAAATTATTGCGTGTTTTCTTTTGATCCTTGCGGCACAGGCAAAAGCCAAGGTGACAACCTTGTAGGACTTTATCAGATACCATATGATGCCTTGTATGCCAAAAAAGCGATACAAGCTGATAAGAGTCTTAATACCAAGCCCTTGTTACTATGGGGTTATTCTAACGGTGCATATGCAGTTTTATCACTTATTGATCAAGAGGTTAAGGCAGTGGCTGCGCTTTCTGCTTTTGACAATGTCAATCAAATGACTGTGGATTATGGCGTTATGGCTTTTGGCAAAAAGGCAAAAGTCATATACCCTTATAGCGTAGTTTATAATAAATGTAAATTCGGAAAAGCACCTTTTGGGTCATCTGTAAAAAGTCTTAAAAACTCTAACATACCTGTCTTTTTGGCACATAGCATTGACGATGAGGTTGTACCGTATCGAAATTTTGAAAAGCTAAAGCAATATAATATACATCCTTTATCTATCAACTTGTCCTTAGAGGGTAGAAATCATTGGATAAGATATGACAATAGAATACAGCGATTAAGAGATAAATTAGAATTAAGACTTGAAAAAGCGAAGGACAATGAAAGGAAAAAAATTATAAACTGTTATGCTGCAGTATCAAAAAAGATTGACTACAGTCTAGTAAACCAAGTTGCAGATTTTTATGACAAGGTATTAGAAAAACTTAAAGATCTATAA
- a CDS encoding CBS domain-containing protein, translating to MGLNASRFIEAYNTIDRTLRSQYGFKDNISFSELLRQTSSKNQLIKKYEDELYDFGRLRNAIVHKSTDKIIAEPNDETVGLICHIADLLTSPPIVMDVIKVKNVIAFDHEQNLYDLIDDIFKHNYSNIPIYKDKQVIGVVNSKLILNMIVRLLQASDSVSAAALKKIKLGDIATIDSREYLFMSTGASILDVLTAYANNPRLKAILLTKYGDNTAPVVAVITSSDWMTFNNILDKI from the coding sequence ATGGGTTTAAATGCGTCAAGATTTATAGAAGCATATAATACTATCGACCGTACGTTAAGGTCGCAATATGGATTCAAAGACAACATTTCTTTCTCCGAATTATTAAGACAGACGTCTTCAAAAAACCAGCTAATAAAAAAATACGAAGATGAGCTTTATGATTTTGGACGGCTTAGAAATGCAATAGTGCATAAGTCCACTGATAAAATTATTGCTGAACCCAATGATGAAACTGTTGGTCTAATATGTCATATTGCAGACCTTTTGACATCGCCGCCAATAGTAATGGATGTTATTAAAGTCAAAAATGTTATTGCTTTTGACCATGAACAAAATTTATATGACCTTATTGATGACATTTTTAAGCATAACTATTCCAACATTCCTATTTATAAAGATAAGCAAGTCATTGGTGTAGTCAATTCAAAACTAATTCTCAATATGATTGTAAGGCTTTTACAGGCAAGTGATAGTGTAAGCGCCGCCGCCTTAAAAAAAATCAAGTTAGGGGATATCGCTACCATTGATTCAAGAGAATATCTTTTTATGTCAACCGGCGCAAGCATTTTAGATGTTTTGACAGCTTATGCCAATAACCCTAGACTAAAGGCTATTTTGTTAACCAAATATGGCGACAATACAGCACCTGTGGTTGCCGTTATTACTTCATCAGATTGGATGACATTTAATAATATTCTTGACAAAATTTAG